One Setaria viridis chromosome 7, Setaria_viridis_v4.0, whole genome shotgun sequence genomic region harbors:
- the LOC117864846 gene encoding BTB/POZ and MATH domain-containing protein 2 has translation MADMLADVPDHDASRRRRAPDTSSRCRAEKVTGTHDLEVVNYSLLDGRIGVGVSVKSAPFAVGGYSWRIEFYPDGKSVEDCCCCMPAASAYVSLCDGAAPVSAKYTLSLVGRDGRASRRWRRRASTATYGWPHPKSWGFNNFYLKPLLRFSGCLDGVRLRIRCELTVFMPPRTEDTTPAPAPPPELPGHLERVLKDGRGADVTFNVAGREFRAHRVVLAARSPVFDAELLGPMAEKDARRAVRVVDMEPAIFEMLLHFVYTDSLPGSFDGYGTAVTQHLLVAADRYGLERLKLMCVEKLCRSIDVSTVTTTLALADQHHCQELKEACVAFIMSSPKVLRAIVATDEFKHLMASCPQLVSDGSLDSASAERK, from the coding sequence ATGGCTGACATGCTGGCTGACGTCCCGGACCACGATGcatcccgccggcgccgtgcacCGGACACGTCGTCGAGGTGCCGGGCGGAGAAGGTGACGGGGACGCACGACTTGGAGGTGGTCAACTACTCGCTCCTCGACGGCCGCATCGGCGTCGGCGTGTCCGTCAAGTCGGCCCCGTTCGCCGTCGGCGGCTACAGCTGGAGGATCGAGTTCTACCCGGACGGGAAGTCCGTGGaggactgctgctgctgcatgcccGCGGCGTCCGCGTACGTCTCCCTCTgcgacggcgcggcgccggTGAGCGCCAAGTACACCCTGAGCCTCGTCGGCAGGGACGGCCGGGCGTcgcggcgctggcgccgccgcgcgtCCACGGCGACCTACGGGTGGCCTCACCCCAAGAGCTGGGGCTTCAACAACTTCTACCTCAAGCCGCTCCTCCGCTTCTCCGGGTGCCTCGACGGCGTCCGCCTCAGGATCCGGTGCGAGCTCACCGTCTTCATGCCGCCGCGCACGGAGGACAccacgcccgcgccggccccgccgccggagctgccgGGCCACCTCGAGCGCGTGCTCAAAGACGGCAGGGGCGCCGACGTCACGTTCAACGTCGCGGGCAGGGAGTTCCGCGCGCACAGGGTCGTGCTCGCCGCGCGGTCGCCCGTGTTCGACGCCGAGCTCCTCGGCCCCATGGCGGAGAAGGACGCGCGGCGCGCCGTGCGGGTCGTGGACATGGAGCCGGCGATCTTCGAGATGCTCCTCCACTTCGTCTACACGGACTCGCTGCCGGGGAGCTTTGACGGCTACGGCACTGCAGTGACGCAGCATTTGCTGGTCGCCGCGGATCGGTACGGGCTGGAGAGGCTCAAGCTGATGTGCGTGGAGAAGCTGTGCAGGAGCATCGATGTGTCGACGGTCACGACGACACTGGCTTTGGCGGATCAGCACCATTGCCAAGAGCTTAAGGAAGCCTGCGTTGCGTTCATCATGTCGTCGCCGAAAGTGCTAAGAGCCATTGTGGCGACCGATGAGTTCAAGCACCTGATGGCGAGCTGTCCCCAGCTGGTTTCGGATGGAAGCCTTGACAGTGCATCAGCCGAAAGGAAATAG